The following proteins are co-located in the Desulfovibrio legallii genome:
- a CDS encoding SLC13 family permease: MLLKTSDLTPGVLAKWAFSLALPLGVYFLLPHGGSLTPPMLAFLAVTLWAVCAWALDTMNDVAVGVLLPILYTLLCGVSQKVVFAPWLSDVGIIVIGGFTLGKIIQVTGLGKRIALTCVKLTGGSFAGALAGITIGAAILSPLVPSIMGKAAILCAVALALCDALDFKPKSREATAVVLGTCIAVGSTKLAYLTGAGDLVMGMGLVDKVLGTQTSWMEYAKFNFPPAMLYTAMSLGIVLLVLRTSVNREKLQATVCKQHAELGAMTDEQKRALILLCLTLVLLATDKLHHLSAGTVLVLIMSASFLPGVSLMDGKRLASVNFAPLFFVMGCMAIGAAGGYLKVTHWLAGLVLPLFSETGTTLAGVCSYAVGVAVNFLLTPLAATSTLSTPIAELGMQMGIDPRLLYFSFQYGLDNLIFPYEYALYLYFFSTGYINFKDMVLVMAIRIVLAGAFVACIAMPYWRMLG, from the coding sequence ATGTTGCTAAAAACTTCGGATCTGACCCCCGGGGTGCTCGCCAAGTGGGCTTTTTCCCTGGCATTGCCCCTGGGCGTGTACTTCCTGCTGCCGCACGGCGGCAGCCTTACGCCGCCCATGCTGGCTTTTCTGGCCGTAACCCTGTGGGCTGTCTGCGCCTGGGCGCTGGACACGATGAACGATGTCGCCGTGGGCGTGTTGCTGCCCATCCTCTATACCCTGTTGTGCGGCGTTTCGCAGAAGGTGGTATTCGCCCCCTGGCTTTCCGATGTGGGCATTATCGTCATCGGCGGCTTCACGCTCGGCAAAATCATTCAGGTGACGGGTCTCGGCAAGCGCATTGCCCTGACCTGCGTCAAACTCACCGGCGGCAGCTTTGCCGGGGCCCTGGCGGGCATCACCATCGGCGCGGCTATCCTGTCCCCGCTGGTGCCCTCCATTATGGGCAAGGCCGCCATCCTCTGCGCCGTGGCCCTGGCCCTGTGCGACGCCCTGGACTTCAAGCCCAAAAGCCGCGAAGCCACAGCCGTCGTGCTGGGCACCTGCATTGCCGTGGGCTCCACCAAGCTGGCCTACCTGACTGGCGCAGGCGACCTGGTTATGGGCATGGGCCTGGTGGACAAGGTGCTCGGCACCCAGACCAGCTGGATGGAATACGCCAAATTCAACTTTCCCCCGGCCATGCTTTATACGGCCATGTCCCTGGGCATTGTGCTGCTGGTGCTGCGCACTTCCGTCAACCGGGAAAAGCTGCAGGCCACCGTCTGCAAGCAGCATGCAGAACTGGGCGCCATGACCGACGAGCAAAAGCGCGCCCTCATCCTGCTTTGCCTTACCCTGGTGCTGCTCGCTACAGACAAGCTCCACCACCTCAGCGCAGGCACGGTGCTGGTGCTCATCATGTCGGCGTCCTTTCTGCCCGGCGTCAGCCTTATGGACGGCAAGCGCTTGGCCTCGGTCAACTTTGCCCCACTGTTCTTCGTCATGGGCTGCATGGCCATCGGCGCAGCCGGAGGCTACCTCAAAGTGACGCACTGGCTGGCTGGACTGGTGTTGCCCCTGTTCAGCGAAACGGGAACGACCCTGGCAGGAGTCTGCTCCTATGCCGTAGGCGTTGCCGTTAACTTCCTGCTCACGCCGCTGGCGGCCACCTCCACGCTGTCCACGCCCATAGCCGAACTGGGCATGCAGATGGGCATTGATCCGCGCCTGCTGTACTTCTCGTTCCAGTACGGCCTGGACAACCTCATTTTCCCCTATGAATACGCTCTGTACCTATACTTTTTCAGCACCGGGTACATCAACTTCAAAGATATGGTTCTGGTCATGGCCATCCGCATTGTCCTGGCCGGCGCATTTGTCGCCTGCATTGCCATGCCCTATTGGCGCATGCTGGGCTGA
- a CDS encoding aryl-sulfate sulfotransferase, translating into MGHPTIYPTGVTLFKPEKCWSGYTIFQAQELGAVLMDMNGREINVWKGVHGMPNKILPGGYLVTSRGRRSGKYSVQDGLDVVQVDWDGNIVWKFDQNEFIEDPGFPGRWIARYHHDFQREGNPVGYFAPGMEPKALEGKTLILAHRNVRNSAISDKQLLDDLILEVDWNGDILWEWSCHEHFAEMGFREGPKNTLCRNPNYRPTQPEGMGDWMHINSMSVLGPNKWYDAGDERFHPDNIIVDGRETNIIFIISKKTGKITWKIGPDYDATPELKAIGWIIGQHHAHMVPHGLPGAGNILVFDNGGWAGYDVPNPGAPTGVKAALRDHSRVLEIDPVSLKIVWQYTPKEAGFLEPMDSNRFYSPFISGMQRLPNGNTLITEGSDGRVFEVTPEHEIVWEFISPYWGKHVPMNMTYRAYRVPYEWVPQVQKPAETPIAPLDVTTFRVPGAAAAGDRAKEVSVEGCQPYEGSNALCVASVEDPKD; encoded by the coding sequence ATGGGTCATCCGACAATCTATCCAACTGGTGTAACGCTTTTCAAACCGGAAAAATGCTGGAGTGGCTATACCATTTTTCAGGCTCAGGAGCTCGGCGCTGTGCTTATGGATATGAACGGGCGCGAGATCAACGTCTGGAAAGGCGTACACGGTATGCCTAACAAAATTCTTCCAGGCGGCTATCTTGTCACAAGCCGAGGCCGCCGCAGCGGTAAATACAGTGTGCAGGATGGTCTTGATGTTGTCCAGGTGGATTGGGACGGCAATATTGTCTGGAAATTTGACCAGAACGAATTCATTGAAGACCCCGGGTTTCCCGGCCGCTGGATCGCCCGCTATCACCATGACTTCCAGCGTGAAGGCAACCCCGTGGGCTACTTTGCCCCAGGCATGGAACCCAAGGCGCTTGAGGGCAAAACCCTGATCCTTGCCCACCGCAATGTGCGCAATAGCGCAATCAGCGACAAACAGCTGCTGGACGACCTGATCCTGGAAGTGGACTGGAACGGCGATATCCTCTGGGAATGGTCGTGCCATGAACATTTTGCCGAAATGGGCTTCCGCGAAGGCCCCAAAAACACCCTCTGCCGCAACCCCAACTACCGCCCCACCCAACCCGAAGGTATGGGCGACTGGATGCACATCAACTCCATGTCTGTGCTGGGCCCCAACAAATGGTACGACGCCGGTGACGAACGCTTCCACCCCGACAACATCATTGTGGACGGCCGTGAAACCAACATTATCTTCATCATCAGCAAAAAAACCGGGAAAATTACCTGGAAAATCGGGCCGGACTATGACGCCACGCCCGAACTCAAGGCCATCGGCTGGATCATCGGCCAACACCACGCGCACATGGTGCCCCATGGCCTGCCCGGCGCGGGCAATATCCTGGTTTTCGACAACGGCGGCTGGGCCGGCTACGACGTGCCCAATCCCGGCGCGCCCACAGGCGTCAAGGCTGCTCTGCGCGACCACTCCCGCGTGCTTGAGATAGACCCCGTCAGCCTCAAAATTGTGTGGCAGTACACGCCCAAGGAAGCCGGCTTCCTGGAACCCATGGACAGCAACCGCTTTTACAGCCCCTTCATCAGCGGCATGCAGCGTCTGCCCAACGGCAACACCCTGATCACCGAAGGCTCCGACGGTCGCGTGTTTGAAGTAACGCCGGAGCACGAAATCGTTTGGGAATTCATTTCGCCTTACTGGGGCAAGCATGTGCCCATGAACATGACCTACCGGGCCTACCGCGTGCCCTACGAATGGGTGCCGCAAGTGCAGAAACCGGCAGAAACCCCCATTGCGCCTCTGGATGTGACCACCTTCCGCGTGCCCGGCGCCGCCGCTGCCGGCGACAGGGCCAAGGAAGTAAGTGTGGAAGGCTGCCAGCCCTATGAGGGCAGCAACGCCCTTTGCGTGGCTTCCGTGGAAGATCCCAAGGACTAA
- a CDS encoding Crp/Fnr family transcriptional regulator: protein MRENSEHGYSRGMAFKEMNNMNTPWREVLHLGKRVVWSKGHCVQFGRALYFLERGKVRLTHQNLEGVEKILWYIRGGCLFGETPFFDPMPAESYFSCVTDCIAYEFTQEALKEINTARPDLIINLLESMSRKLRILSNQASSLYLDNVLVRTCKFLAQRLQPGSDPLKAELGMSRQEMASLLGVHRISLYKVLRQQEENGMFGPFTRDNITILQPEVFFKLVES, encoded by the coding sequence ATGCGAGAAAATTCCGAACACGGTTATTCGCGCGGTATGGCCTTCAAAGAAATGAATAATATGAATACCCCCTGGCGTGAGGTGCTGCACTTGGGGAAACGGGTGGTCTGGTCCAAGGGGCACTGCGTGCAGTTTGGGCGCGCCCTGTACTTTCTGGAACGCGGCAAGGTGCGCCTGACGCACCAGAACCTTGAGGGGGTAGAAAAAATCCTCTGGTACATTCGGGGGGGCTGCCTGTTTGGCGAAACGCCTTTTTTCGACCCCATGCCGGCAGAAAGCTATTTTTCTTGCGTAACAGACTGTATAGCCTACGAATTTACTCAGGAAGCCCTGAAGGAGATCAACACGGCCCGGCCTGATCTCATCATCAATCTGCTGGAATCCATGTCGAGGAAATTGAGGATACTGTCCAACCAGGCGTCATCGCTTTATCTGGACAATGTGCTGGTGCGTACTTGCAAGTTCCTGGCCCAGCGGCTGCAACCGGGCAGTGATCCGCTCAAGGCGGAACTGGGCATGTCGCGACAGGAGATGGCCTCCTTGCTCGGCGTGCACCGCATCTCGCTGTACAAGGTGCTGCGCCAGCAGGAGGAGAACGGAATGTTTGGCCCGTTTACCAGGGACAACATCACCATTCTGCAGCCGGAGGTATTTTTCAAACTTGTGGAGAGCTGA
- a CDS encoding HD domain-containing phosphohydrolase, with translation MKPDLDNQHCRVLLVDDAPENLRILSESLRDDYTIMFAKNGPDALRLARRQPPDLILLDVIMPGMDGYEVCRRLKEDAVTRDIPIMFITAQNEETDEATGLSLGAQDYVIKPFRASLVRNRVANQLRYKRYRDHLNDLVRERTRQLSLTQEATIIAMASLAEWRDTETGAHIRRTQNYVKALAKHMSGLPDYAAQLDADAIFWLYLSAPLHDVGKVAIADTILHKPGPLTDEEYEAMKAHTVHGWAVLSAADQMLGENSFLRVASDIAYCHHERWDGRGYPRGLKGEEIPLSARLMSLADVYDALRSKRVYKAPMPHPTAAAIIQDGSGSQFDPDVVKAFLAIQDKFEAIATRFNDA, from the coding sequence ATGAAGCCCGACCTGGACAACCAACACTGCCGCGTGCTTCTGGTAGACGACGCACCGGAAAACCTGCGCATCCTCAGTGAAAGCCTGCGCGACGACTATACCATCATGTTCGCCAAAAACGGGCCGGACGCCCTGCGCCTGGCCCGCCGTCAGCCGCCGGACCTCATCCTGCTGGACGTGATCATGCCCGGCATGGACGGCTATGAGGTCTGCCGCCGCCTCAAAGAAGACGCCGTAACCCGCGACATCCCCATCATGTTCATCACCGCCCAGAACGAAGAAACGGACGAGGCCACGGGCCTTTCACTGGGCGCGCAGGACTATGTTATCAAGCCGTTCCGAGCCTCTCTGGTACGCAACCGGGTGGCCAATCAGCTCAGATACAAACGCTACCGCGACCACCTCAATGATCTGGTGCGCGAACGCACCCGCCAGCTTTCTCTGACGCAAGAAGCCACCATTATTGCTATGGCAAGCCTGGCCGAATGGCGCGATACCGAAACGGGCGCGCACATCCGCCGCACGCAGAACTACGTCAAGGCCCTGGCCAAACACATGTCCGGCCTGCCCGACTATGCGGCGCAGCTGGATGCCGACGCCATCTTCTGGCTGTATCTTTCAGCTCCGCTGCACGACGTGGGCAAGGTGGCCATTGCCGACACCATACTGCACAAGCCGGGCCCCCTTACCGATGAAGAATATGAAGCCATGAAAGCCCATACCGTACACGGCTGGGCCGTGCTTTCCGCCGCCGATCAAATGCTGGGAGAAAACTCCTTTTTGCGCGTGGCCAGCGATATTGCCTACTGCCACCACGAACGCTGGGACGGCCGGGGCTATCCGCGCGGGCTCAAGGGAGAAGAAATCCCCCTTTCCGCCCGGCTCATGAGCCTGGCGGACGTTTACGACGCCCTGCGCAGCAAGCGCGTCTACAAGGCGCCCATGCCCCACCCAACGGCGGCCGCCATTATCCAGGACGGCAGCGGCAGCCAGTTTGACCCTGATGTGGTCAAAGCCTTTCTGGCCATTCAGGACAAGTTTGAAGCAATAGCCACCCGGTTCAACGACGCCTAG
- a CDS encoding PqiC family protein encodes MPRLLPLALMALLLCACGRSAPTNYYLLEAAPVSTGAEALPARTLRLAPVALPEYLDRNGMVTRGPGTQVTVAQFHLWAESLQASVRRSVQGVLAPALLAAGVTVLAPADEDKSDYLLQLDLQRLDGSLTGTAVLEARWTLRDRQDAVLDRGLYTAEEAVHGKGAAMREDYAALAAAESRLVQGLGAHLAARLPALLRGRP; translated from the coding sequence ATGCCCCGCCTTCTGCCCCTTGCGCTCATGGCGCTGCTGCTCTGCGCCTGCGGACGCAGCGCCCCCACCAACTACTACCTGCTGGAGGCCGCCCCCGTGTCCACCGGTGCAGAGGCCCTGCCCGCCCGCACCCTGCGCCTGGCCCCCGTGGCGCTGCCCGAATATCTGGACCGCAACGGCATGGTCACCCGTGGGCCCGGCACGCAGGTTACTGTGGCCCAGTTCCACCTGTGGGCCGAATCCCTGCAGGCCAGCGTGCGCCGCAGCGTGCAGGGCGTTCTGGCCCCGGCCTTGCTGGCTGCGGGCGTCACCGTGCTGGCCCCGGCCGATGAGGACAAAAGCGACTATCTTCTGCAGCTGGACCTGCAGCGCCTGGACGGCAGCCTTACAGGCACGGCCGTACTGGAAGCGCGCTGGACGCTGCGGGACCGGCAGGACGCCGTGCTGGACCGGGGCCTCTACACGGCAGAAGAAGCCGTGCACGGCAAAGGCGCAGCAATGCGCGAGGACTACGCGGCCCTGGCCGCCGCTGAAAGCCGCCTAGTGCAGGGCCTGGGGGCGCATCTGGCCGCGCGTTTGCCCGCACTGCTGCGGGGACGACCATGA
- a CDS encoding MlaD family protein, whose product MSKPVSKTAVGAFVLCALTLFVLSILWLGGSRLFSNDMEYVLYFDGSVSGLSTGAPVVFRGVPMGSVTRINLVANARDSNVTIPVYIRIDERSFVLAKNASAPGEGFHEEIIRRMVQRGMRARLQLQSLITGQYRIELDFYPGSPANFRSSTPEDEIPTIPSPMDTLQSTIQRLPLERMAASLNTVLQNLANALEQNRLERGLTAFADTFEEMRDLLRTSPMRLHAEQIMQNMDTASGAVERELPTTLLAFRQAMENMAVAAQQLRAATASAQGVLGRDSPAMADLRRMLKEGSDAARALRTLADMLERNPEALLKGRQGRH is encoded by the coding sequence ATGAGCAAGCCCGTTTCCAAAACCGCCGTAGGCGCCTTTGTGCTCTGCGCGCTTACCCTGTTTGTGCTGAGCATTCTCTGGCTGGGCGGCAGCCGCCTGTTCAGCAACGACATGGAATACGTGCTCTATTTCGATGGTTCGGTGAGCGGCCTTTCCACAGGCGCCCCCGTGGTTTTTCGCGGCGTGCCCATGGGCAGCGTCACGCGCATCAACCTAGTGGCCAATGCGCGTGATTCCAACGTCACCATCCCGGTCTACATCCGTATCGACGAACGCAGTTTTGTGTTGGCCAAAAACGCCAGTGCGCCGGGGGAAGGCTTTCATGAGGAAATCATCCGCCGCATGGTGCAGCGGGGCATGCGGGCGCGGCTGCAACTGCAGAGCCTCATTACCGGGCAATATCGCATTGAGCTGGATTTTTACCCCGGCAGCCCGGCCAATTTCCGCTCTTCCACGCCGGAGGATGAAATCCCCACCATTCCATCGCCTATGGATACGCTCCAGAGCACCATCCAGCGCCTGCCTCTGGAGCGCATGGCCGCCTCGCTGAACACTGTCCTGCAAAATCTGGCCAATGCCCTGGAGCAGAACCGCCTGGAACGGGGACTGACGGCTTTTGCCGATACCTTTGAAGAGATGCGCGATCTGCTGCGTACAAGCCCCATGCGCCTGCACGCGGAACAGATTATGCAAAATATGGATACGGCCAGTGGCGCAGTGGAACGCGAACTGCCCACCACCCTGCTTGCCTTCCGTCAAGCGATGGAAAACATGGCCGTGGCCGCCCAGCAGCTGCGCGCCGCCACGGCCTCGGCCCAGGGCGTGCTGGGGCGGGATTCGCCCGCCATGGCCGACCTGCGCCGTATGCTCAAGGAAGGCTCGGACGCCGCGCGTGCCCTGCGCACCCTGGCCGATATGCTGGAACGCAACCCTGAAGCCCTGCTCAAAGGCAGGCAAGGGAGACACTGA
- a CDS encoding ABC transporter ATP-binding protein — MNAPLPAASAAAPQDVRIRVRDLTVGYGSFVLMRDVSFDVRTGDIFFIMGGSGCGKSTLLRALMGLKRPQTGQVLYSGTDFWNGTEAERRRIMRHTGVLFQGGALWSSMTLAENVGLPLQQYTSLGPEEIREQAALKLALTGLAGFEDYYPSEISGGMRKRAGLARALALDPAILFLDEPSAGLDPVSSRLLDDLILELRDSLGATFVIVSHELASIFAIASNSIFLDAQTRVVAAQGRPDLLAQNPTTAESARLFLTRGAPRAADPEDAGVVSTKDKDTAS, encoded by the coding sequence ATGAACGCGCCTCTTCCCGCCGCTTCCGCCGCTGCACCCCAGGACGTCCGCATCCGCGTGCGTGATCTCACCGTGGGCTACGGCTCCTTTGTGCTCATGCGGGACGTGAGCTTTGACGTACGCACCGGGGATATTTTTTTTATCATGGGCGGTTCGGGCTGCGGCAAAAGCACCCTGCTGCGCGCCCTCATGGGCCTGAAACGCCCGCAGACGGGACAAGTGCTGTACAGCGGCACAGATTTCTGGAACGGTACGGAGGCAGAACGCCGCCGCATCATGCGCCACACGGGCGTGCTGTTTCAGGGCGGCGCGCTGTGGAGTTCCATGACGCTGGCGGAGAATGTGGGCCTGCCCTTGCAGCAGTACACCAGCCTGGGCCCGGAAGAAATCCGGGAGCAGGCCGCCCTTAAACTGGCCCTGACCGGTCTGGCTGGCTTTGAGGACTACTACCCCTCGGAAATCAGCGGCGGCATGCGCAAACGGGCGGGGCTGGCCAGGGCTCTGGCCCTGGACCCGGCCATTCTGTTTCTTGACGAACCCTCCGCCGGGCTGGACCCCGTGAGCTCCCGCCTGCTGGACGACCTTATCCTGGAGCTGCGGGACAGCCTGGGGGCCACCTTTGTCATTGTTTCGCACGAGCTGGCCAGCATTTTTGCCATCGCCAGCAACAGCATTTTTCTGGACGCCCAGACCAGGGTGGTGGCCGCGCAGGGCCGACCTGACCTGTTGGCGCAGAACCCAACCACTGCGGAAAGCGCCCGGCTGTTTCTGACCAGGGGCGCGCCCCGCGCCGCAGACCCGGAAGACGCCGGAGTCGTCTCGACAAAGGATAAGGATACAGCCTCATGA
- a CDS encoding MlaE family ABC transporter permease, which translates to METSAQVTAALQGPLLCVRVGGRWDMEAPWPPDTQNALRQAADPRVARLEVTSEALGPWDSSLLVFLVQLLKTAHARKLMVRTELPDGLERLLRLAFAVPAKEGAGKTTQRPGLLAELGGRALGLPPKVRDFLDFLGDVTLALGRLCVGRANMRAQDMLTAMYECGVLALPIISLTSLLFGLILAFVGAVQLTQFGAQIYVAGLVGIGMLRVMGAIMVGVVMSGRVGAAYAALIGTMQVNEEVDALSALGISPVDFLVLPRVLALTLMIPLLTIYADLMGMLGGFVVGTLMLNLNSMEYANATVQMVPFKHVLIGLVYGTVFGVIVALAGCYQGLRCGRSAQAVGRATTTAVVHAIVGIIVATSIITVICNVLQV; encoded by the coding sequence ATGGAAACAAGTGCGCAAGTAACCGCCGCCCTGCAGGGGCCTCTGCTTTGCGTCCGCGTGGGCGGCCGCTGGGACATGGAGGCCCCTTGGCCTCCGGACACCCAAAACGCCCTGCGGCAGGCCGCAGACCCGCGCGTGGCCCGGCTGGAGGTGACCAGCGAAGCCTTGGGCCCGTGGGACAGCAGCCTGCTGGTCTTTCTTGTGCAGCTGCTCAAGACAGCCCACGCCCGAAAGCTCATGGTGCGCACGGAGCTGCCCGACGGCCTGGAACGACTGCTGCGCCTGGCCTTTGCCGTGCCCGCCAAGGAAGGCGCAGGCAAAACCACGCAACGCCCTGGCCTGCTGGCCGAACTGGGCGGCCGGGCCTTGGGCCTGCCGCCAAAAGTGCGGGATTTTCTTGATTTTCTTGGCGATGTAACCCTGGCGCTGGGGCGGCTTTGCGTGGGCCGGGCCAATATGCGCGCGCAGGATATGCTCACGGCCATGTACGAATGCGGCGTGCTGGCCCTGCCTATTATTTCTCTGACCAGCCTGCTGTTTGGCCTGATCCTGGCCTTTGTGGGCGCGGTGCAGCTGACCCAGTTCGGCGCGCAGATCTATGTGGCGGGGCTGGTGGGCATTGGCATGCTGCGGGTCATGGGGGCCATTATGGTGGGGGTGGTCATGTCCGGTCGGGTGGGCGCGGCCTACGCGGCCCTGATCGGCACCATGCAGGTCAATGAGGAAGTGGACGCCCTTTCCGCTCTGGGCATTTCGCCGGTGGATTTTCTGGTCCTGCCCCGGGTGCTGGCCCTGACTCTGATGATCCCGCTGCTGACCATCTATGCCGACCTCATGGGCATGTTGGGCGGCTTTGTGGTGGGCACCCTCATGCTGAACCTGAATTCTATGGAATACGCCAACGCCACCGTGCAGATGGTGCCCTTCAAACATGTGCTTATCGGCTTGGTCTACGGCACGGTGTTTGGCGTCATCGTGGCCCTGGCGGGCTGCTACCAGGGGCTGCGCTGCGGGCGCAGCGCCCAGGCCGTGGGTCGGGCCACCACCACGGCCGTGGTGCACGCCATTGTGGGCATTATCGTGGCCACATCCATTATTACCGTCATCTGCAACGTTCTGCAGGTCTGA